TAAAGatacacttttaattaatataaaagtgcCATACATTTATATACCTTGGATGAATAATCTTCGATGTAGTCATAATTCTGATTAAGATCAGCCAATCCGAAAAACTCATCAAACTGCCAGTGTTGGATACTTGGTGCCGAAGAACCACCACCGTGTGGCAACTTAGGGGACACAAAGTCACCAATTCCAGCAGCAGCAGCTGCTTGGATAGACATAGTAGAACTATTAGTAGGTGGAGAAACGGTATCGGGCACTTCTATATTAGTAGTAGCATAATTATTATCAGAAGGGAGGGTGTCCGATGCAGCAGGGGTTTGAGGCCCGATTTTAACACCAGTAAGTAGAAAACGTTGGTGGGATGAAACAAGGGTGTTGAGGGTATGAATGGCAACATCACATTTTCTGCAGAGTAACGCCCTGTCTTCCAAACAAAAAAAGTAGCCATCTGCTTCCTGCAAGATACTGTATATATTAATTCATGACAATTAACAAGGTAATAAACTtaactactcgtattattaaCTATATTAAATCTAACAAATAGTTGTTTTCAGTTTTCACGTACGTACAAGAAGTCAATTAACCACATTTATACGGTGTAttaaactatcaaaataaatactaatattaaGGAGGTGTTTTGTGTCGtatttacaaattaaatatattttgtgttttcaAAACAAATCAGGTAagcaaataatcacttttcCTGTTTTCCAtccaaacacttttttttttattatcagtattttacaaacataataatcaaCTAATCATTTTAAAACGTAATCTCACACACCCTCTAATTATTActaatttttccttttatttaaataaaaaaataataaataaaaaagtcaaaTGAGTTACCGACCTActaataatacggagtaataattaaaattaataattcaGTCCTTATTAAGAAATAGATATTTGTAAGTATTCATcccttttaaataaaataaaacacacCCTGCAGCAATTTAATTAGTTCCATTATCTTTAACcaattattatcttatttttgttttttatttagtcaaaaagtaaaattaataCAACGTATGTCGTAGCAATAATCTTTATCCAAATCAAAATATAGGaattaaacaaaccaaaaatctgtatgtatatgtatagatgGATGAATACCTGACAAATATCACACTTAGGCAATAAGTGATTATTGGCGGAGGTAGAAAGAGCAACTCTTTGATGCTTAGTAGCCAGCTTATTGGCCGCATGCACTTTCTCATCACACCTCTTGCATAACGCCGCGTCGTCTGCAAAACAAAACACCGTGGCTTCCGCCTTCTCACATACGTTACACTGGATCTTCATCTCTACAATGATATTCTGCTTCACTACCTAATACTACTATGTTACActactatatatctataacactttacttaattattacaaaaatactattcaaaagagaaagaaaatctttttagctagagaatatttttttttaatcttaatttgtATATAGGGTTTAAGATGTTGAGATTTGGGGTGTAAtatgtggatatatatatatataggggattttttttatttttgtgtagTATGGATAACTTTCATGGTtttctctttaaaaaaaaaagacgaaAATAGAAAGTTTTAGAATTGGGTGATATTTTATTTTGGTGATGAGTTTGATGTGGACACGTCGGCGATTAGTTATGTGAATCATGGGCTTAGCTGGCTTTTCTACGCGCGCTTATAGTGTCAACCTTTCTCCTAGTGGAAAGTTTCCAAGATACTAcggagtatatatttttttttcaatttaatagTATTAGTAATAGTAACTGATAGATAGATGTTATACACTTATTGTATACTTGCAGAAATTAAGGATATACTAGATTTTGTACCCCAGCGTTGCCCTGAGAAAAATAACGACACATAAAATGTCGTgacaaaaggtaaaaaaaaaataaaagtataaaaaataaataaaacaaagctttATTCGAAAAGTAAAAGGACGATAAGTTTAGTAAGTTTATGCGatacaaattaaagaaattaaagttttcGTGACAAAAGTCGGAAAGGTGAaagttaaaaactaaataaaacaaaactttggtTCGAATGTAACAGtgaaaagtaaaagaattaaagttatatgacaaaaaagtaaaaaaggttAAAACTTGTAATGAGAGAGCCAAAAAATTACTggttgacaaaagttaaaaggacaaagttatgtgataaaaagtaagataatgaaactttcatgacaaaagttaaaaaaataaaactaaaaaaataaataaaagaaaactttcgtgtgaaaagtaaaagaaatgaaagttatataaaataaagtataagaGCAAAAACttagaaattaaaagaataaaactttcgtgataaaagttaaaaagatgaaagcttaaactaaataaaataaaacttttgtgcaaaaagtaaaataagtaaacttatgtgacaaaaacagtaaaaagtttttaaaataaaagacacTTAAAAGGCACGTGGGTCCCACCCAAAGCAATACTCCGTGAAAgaagtttgaaagaaaaactTAGAAGGTATGTGGGCCCcactaaaattaataaaaaaagaagattgagAGATGGCACGAAGAATAACGCacgacttttaattatatatatagaatttgatataaactttttaagagtttttcagaatttttagtttttgtgttatttttttaaaaatgtttaaaattttggttagatgtaagttttttttacaagtgaatttttaactcagacgcgtatgatgtgtgctaattGCACAACGAAAGGTTTtcgcactaagcggatcttaaatagtctttctcaccataccacctacttaattggaaaataccgtcgaggagaacctaccaaggctcgaactcgagaccttggagtaaaATCCTCCGGGGCCTCAcatagcaggtttagtgaaacacctCTGGCCACTAGGGTTTAACCCAGTTGTTGTTTAGATGTAAgtagctttagcttttatttgaaagagaAAACTCTAAAATGAAACGCTACTTAAAGTGACATTTCAGGAGGTTTAGCTTTTTGATGAAGTTTGTAATCTTTAAAAGTTACACAAACCTCTTGAAGTTGCAGATACAACTGCCATaccaaacaattaaaaaaataaaagttctaGCTTACTGTTCCAAATAAAAACTACAACTACAAGCTACAACTAATTTTACCAAACATAGTTAAAGTGTGATATCTCAAATATTACGAGTAGTAACCAAGAAGCAAGAATAGTCACTTTTTTAGAACTAAATGTGCAAACTAAGATGTCAAATTAAGACTGTCAAATTATGAACTAATGATTGAATGAATAAGAAAGAAAagcatatatcatttttttaaaaggcagaaaaagaataaatatctTTCGAGTAGTAGAGCTGTCAAGTGTAATGGGGCATGTTGCAACTTGAtaaaatgttggatattttcatCATAACTTGCGAGTCCAAGAATGCACCAAGTAAAGCCCGCCCACACTTGCTAAAATATCATATAGAGATAGAGTGTCAAGGGGATCCAATTCCACACACATTTTTAACTTCAAATATCTTATCATACGcgcttcaaaatatatatatataccctacTAAAAAATCATCTTACTAAACAAAATGACAATTATTATAAGTCTATAGTATAGGCACCATTAGCGCATCTTGTATTATTTACGTATTCAAGCAAAATACATTCCTTCACGTATACTGCTAGATTTATTTGACATAAATATCCAAAACTTTAAGGAATTAGTTTCCtagaatgtaactatctttgaccgaatgtctatagtaggaaaaaactaaagttatgtgtattgtatgtaagcaacttcaaaaaaatgtttattgtatgtaagaaaacatacgtggcaaccatatacaggtgtcacttgtca
The sequence above is drawn from the Erigeron canadensis isolate Cc75 chromosome 4, C_canadensis_v1, whole genome shotgun sequence genome and encodes:
- the LOC122596664 gene encoding B-box zinc finger protein 22-like, translating into MKIQCNVCEKAEATVFCFADDAALCKRCDEKVHAANKLATKHQRVALSTSANNHLLPKCDICQEADGYFFCLEDRALLCRKCDVAIHTLNTLVSSHQRFLLTGVKIGPQTPAASDTLPSDNNYATTNIEVPDTVSPPTNSSTMSIQAAAAAGIGDFVSPKLPHGGGSSAPSIQHWQFDEFFGLADLNQNYDYIEDYSSKTDSNKVGDSDCSSILRALEVELDADDYLGQVPASSWAVPEVPSPPTASGLNWSKGHHYHNYHQMVDTAAFVPDVCYSPMSSYNQSQQTLKRRRHF